In Clupea harengus chromosome 25, Ch_v2.0.2, whole genome shotgun sequence, one genomic interval encodes:
- the lyn gene encoding tyrosine-protein kinase Lyn isoform X1, whose protein sequence is MGCKKSKLTEGQNGGVIDKTHQPVRTDQTVYVRDPTSSKPQTINDPAASGLLPGQVFQIEEQKERDKIVIALYPYEAIHADDLGFKKGEKLRVLEEHGEWWKAASIATRKEGFIPSNYVAQADTMETEEWFFKDLTRKDAERQLLAPANRPGAYLIRESETSKGSYSLSIRDVDSQGMDAVKHYKIRSLDNGGHYISPKITFTDIGSMIKHYHKQSDGLCRKLEKSCDKPKAQKPWDKDAWEISKESIKMVKKLGAGQFGEVWMAYYNNSTKVAVKTLKQGTMSVEAFMEEANLMKTLQHERLVRLYAVVTKIQPIYIITEYMSNGSLLDFLKSDTGCKQQLPKLIDFSAQIAEGMAYIEKKNYIHRDLRAANVLVSDSLLCKIADFGLARVIEDDQYTAREGAKFPIKWTAPEAINYGSFTIKSDMWSFGVLLYEIITFGKIPYPGMSNGEVMTSMQRGYRMPKPENCPAELYEIMMTCWKDKPDDRPTFDYMQSVLDDFYTATEGQYQQQP, encoded by the exons ATGGGTTGTAAAAAATCCAAGCTGACAGAGGGCCAGAATGGTGGCGTGATTGATAAGACACACCAGCCAGTACGTACTGACCAAACTGTTTATGTGAGAGATCCCACCTCCAGTAAGCCACAGACTATA AATGATCCTGCCGCATCTGGCTTGCTACCTGGTCAGGTTTTCCAGATAGAAG AACAAAAGGAGAGGGATAAAATAGTCATAGCCTTGTATCCATATGAGGCTATACATGCAGACGATCTGGGCtttaaaaagggagaaaaactGCGGGTACTTGAGGA ACATGGAGAGTGGTGGAAGGCTGCCTCTATAGCCACCAGAAAAGAGGGCTTCATCCCGTCCAATTATGTTGCACAAGCGGACACCATGGAAACCGAAGA ATGGTTCTTTAAGGACCTCACGAGAAAGGACGCAGAAAGGCAACTTCTGGCCCCGGCAAACAGACCAGGAGCTTACCTCATCCGCGAGAGTGAAACCTCAAAGG GAAGTTATTCCCTCTCCATCAGAGACGTGGACAGCCAGGGCATGGATGCAGTCAAGCACTACAAGATCCGCAGCCTGGATAACGGAGGCCATTACATCTCTCCTAAAATCACCTTCACAGATATTGGCAGCATGATAAAACATTACCACA AGCAATCGGATGGACTATGTCGGAAGCTGGAGAAGTCCTGCGATAAACCCAAAGCTCAGAAACCATGGGATAAAGATGCTTGGGAAATCTCCAAGGAATCAATCAAGATGGTGAAGAAACTCGGAGCTGGGCAGTTTGGGGAGGTGTGGATGG CATATTACAATAACAGCACTAAAGTGGCGGTGAAGACCCTAAAGCAAGGCACCATGTCTGTAGAGGCCTTCATGGAGGAAGCCAACCTGATGAAGACTCTGCAGCACGAACGACTGGTGCGCCTCTACGCCGTGGTCACCAAAATCCAGCCTATCTACATCATCACTGAGTATATGTCCAATG GGAGCCTTTTGGATTTCTTAAAAAGTGATACTGGCTGCAAACAACAGTTGCCTAAGCTCATAGACTTCTCTGCTCAG ATTGCTGAAGGCATGGCTTACATTGAGAAGAAGAACTACATCCATCGGGACCTGAGGGCTGCCAATGTGTTGGTTTCGGACAGCCTGCTCTGTAAAATAGCTGATTTCGGTCTGGCCAGGGTAATAGAGGATGACCAGTATACTGCCAGAGAAG GAGCCAAGTTCCCCATTAAGTGGACAGCACCTGAGGCCATTAACTATGGCTCCTTCACAATCAAGTCTGACATGTGGTCATTTGGCGTCCTCCTGTACGAAATCATTACATTTGGAAAGATCCCCTACCCAG GCATGAGTAATGGAGAGGTCATGACATCTATGCAAAGAGGTTACCGTATGCCCAAACCCGAGAACTGCCCAGCCGAGCTCTATGAGATCATGATGACCTGTTGGAAGGACAAGCCTGACGACCGGCCCACCTTCGACTACATGCAGAGTGTTCTGGATGACTTCTACACAGCCACTGAGGGGCAGTACCAGCAGCAGCCTtag
- the lyn gene encoding tyrosine-protein kinase Lyn isoform X2 encodes MGCKKSKLTEGQNGGVIDKTHQPNDPAASGLLPGQVFQIEEQKERDKIVIALYPYEAIHADDLGFKKGEKLRVLEEHGEWWKAASIATRKEGFIPSNYVAQADTMETEEWFFKDLTRKDAERQLLAPANRPGAYLIRESETSKGSYSLSIRDVDSQGMDAVKHYKIRSLDNGGHYISPKITFTDIGSMIKHYHKQSDGLCRKLEKSCDKPKAQKPWDKDAWEISKESIKMVKKLGAGQFGEVWMAYYNNSTKVAVKTLKQGTMSVEAFMEEANLMKTLQHERLVRLYAVVTKIQPIYIITEYMSNGSLLDFLKSDTGCKQQLPKLIDFSAQIAEGMAYIEKKNYIHRDLRAANVLVSDSLLCKIADFGLARVIEDDQYTAREGAKFPIKWTAPEAINYGSFTIKSDMWSFGVLLYEIITFGKIPYPGMSNGEVMTSMQRGYRMPKPENCPAELYEIMMTCWKDKPDDRPTFDYMQSVLDDFYTATEGQYQQQP; translated from the exons ATGGGTTGTAAAAAATCCAAGCTGACAGAGGGCCAGAATGGTGGCGTGATTGATAAGACACACCAGCCA AATGATCCTGCCGCATCTGGCTTGCTACCTGGTCAGGTTTTCCAGATAGAAG AACAAAAGGAGAGGGATAAAATAGTCATAGCCTTGTATCCATATGAGGCTATACATGCAGACGATCTGGGCtttaaaaagggagaaaaactGCGGGTACTTGAGGA ACATGGAGAGTGGTGGAAGGCTGCCTCTATAGCCACCAGAAAAGAGGGCTTCATCCCGTCCAATTATGTTGCACAAGCGGACACCATGGAAACCGAAGA ATGGTTCTTTAAGGACCTCACGAGAAAGGACGCAGAAAGGCAACTTCTGGCCCCGGCAAACAGACCAGGAGCTTACCTCATCCGCGAGAGTGAAACCTCAAAGG GAAGTTATTCCCTCTCCATCAGAGACGTGGACAGCCAGGGCATGGATGCAGTCAAGCACTACAAGATCCGCAGCCTGGATAACGGAGGCCATTACATCTCTCCTAAAATCACCTTCACAGATATTGGCAGCATGATAAAACATTACCACA AGCAATCGGATGGACTATGTCGGAAGCTGGAGAAGTCCTGCGATAAACCCAAAGCTCAGAAACCATGGGATAAAGATGCTTGGGAAATCTCCAAGGAATCAATCAAGATGGTGAAGAAACTCGGAGCTGGGCAGTTTGGGGAGGTGTGGATGG CATATTACAATAACAGCACTAAAGTGGCGGTGAAGACCCTAAAGCAAGGCACCATGTCTGTAGAGGCCTTCATGGAGGAAGCCAACCTGATGAAGACTCTGCAGCACGAACGACTGGTGCGCCTCTACGCCGTGGTCACCAAAATCCAGCCTATCTACATCATCACTGAGTATATGTCCAATG GGAGCCTTTTGGATTTCTTAAAAAGTGATACTGGCTGCAAACAACAGTTGCCTAAGCTCATAGACTTCTCTGCTCAG ATTGCTGAAGGCATGGCTTACATTGAGAAGAAGAACTACATCCATCGGGACCTGAGGGCTGCCAATGTGTTGGTTTCGGACAGCCTGCTCTGTAAAATAGCTGATTTCGGTCTGGCCAGGGTAATAGAGGATGACCAGTATACTGCCAGAGAAG GAGCCAAGTTCCCCATTAAGTGGACAGCACCTGAGGCCATTAACTATGGCTCCTTCACAATCAAGTCTGACATGTGGTCATTTGGCGTCCTCCTGTACGAAATCATTACATTTGGAAAGATCCCCTACCCAG GCATGAGTAATGGAGAGGTCATGACATCTATGCAAAGAGGTTACCGTATGCCCAAACCCGAGAACTGCCCAGCCGAGCTCTATGAGATCATGATGACCTGTTGGAAGGACAAGCCTGACGACCGGCCCACCTTCGACTACATGCAGAGTGTTCTGGATGACTTCTACACAGCCACTGAGGGGCAGTACCAGCAGCAGCCTtag
- the urod gene encoding uroporphyrinogen decarboxylase: MNNHIIPKDFPELKNDTFLRAAAGEEVEHVPVWCMRQAGRYLPEFREARAGKDFFETCRSPEACCELTLQPLRRFPFDAAIIFSDILVIPQALGMDVQMVPGKGPTFPEPLKEPEDLQTLRSKVDVHAELGYVFKAITLTRHRLEGKVPLIGFTGAPWTLMAYMIEGGGSPTHSKAKRWLYRHPEASHRLLKQLTDVIVEYLVGQVAAGAQALQVFDSHAGCLGPVEFGEFSLPYLRDISKRVKERLKDSGLEKVPMIVFAKDGHYALEDLSQSHYEVVGLDWTIDPQSARLRTDGKVSLQGNMDPCALYAPKERISEIVKKMLEGFGTRGYIANLGHGLYPDMDPESVGAFVEAVHSHSRQLLKLK, encoded by the exons ATGAATAATCATATTAT ACCCAAAGACTTTCCTGAACTGAAGAATGACACATTTCTACGTGCAGCGGCTGGTGAAGAGGTTGAGCATGTCCCTGTCTGGTGTATGAGACAAGCTGGCCGGTATTTACCAG AGTTCAGAGAAGCACGGGCTGGTAAAGACTTCTTTGAGACATGCCGTTCACCTGAAGCTTGCTGTGAGCTCACCCTGCAG CCTCTCAGACGTTTCCCATTTGATGCCGCCATTATTTTCTCCGACATCCTCGTTATTCCCCAG GCCTTGGGTATGGATGTTCAGATGGTTCCAGGCAAAGGGCCTACTTTCCCAGAGCCTCTGAAGGAGCCAGAGGACCTCCAGACTTTGAGGAGCAAGGTGGACGTGCATGCTGAGCTGGGCTACGTCTTCAAGgccatcacactcacacgccaCCGGCTGGAGGGCAAGGTGCCCCTCATCGGTTTCACTGGAGCTCCG TGGACCCTGATGGCCTACATGATCGAGGGCGGAGGCTCCCCCACCCACTCCAAGGCCAAGCGCTGGCTCTATCGGCACCCCGAGGCCAGCCATCGGCTGCTGAAGCAGCTCACAGATGTCATCGTGGAGTACCTGGTGGGCCAGGTGGCCGCAGGGGCACAG GCCTTGCAGGTGTTTGACTCCCATGCTGGTTGCTTGGGGCCGGTGGAGTTTGGGGAGTTTTCCCTACCGTACCTCAGAGACATCTCTAAGAGGGTGAAGGAACGTTTGAAGGATTCTGGCCTTGAGAAAGTGCCCATG ATTGTGTTTGCCAAGGATGGACATTATGCCTTGGAGGATCTTTCCCAGTCTCATTATGAGGTTGTGGGTTTGGACTGGACCATTGACCCACAGTCGGCACG GTTGAGGACTGATGGCAAAGTTAGTCTCCAAGGCAACATGGACCCCTGTGCTCTCTACGCCCCGAAG GAGCGTATATCAGAGATCGTGAAGAAGATGCTGGAAGGGTTCGGCACGCGAGGCTACATCGCCAACTTGGGCCACGGTCTCTACCCAGACATGGACCCTGAGAGTGTGGGTGCCTTCGTGGAAGCCGTCCATAGCCATTCCCGTCAACTCCTCAAGCTCAAGTGA